tctctgtttccgtgTCTGAGTCTGTCAACCGCTGCGAAccgggagaggaaggcgcaggAGAGGACTTTATCTCGAGTCCCCacttcgctgtttcttccgcttcgtcttcactgTCAGCTTCCGGAAAGACAAAGTCCCTGGCAGCGGGGGGGTAGAGGCGCCGAAAGGTCTGCGCCCACGCACAGGGAGCATGCAGTTCGTCCAACTCCCAGCTCGAAGCGCCTCCGGTCGCGGCGGCTCCGGGGCTGGCGAGCCGGTGAAGGCCCAAATGTCGCGCGCGAGAGGCCTTCTTCACAGTCGCATGGAGCACGAGGGATGCGGCCTGGACGACGAATTGAGTCCGGCGTCTCCCCGTCGCGCCACAGCAGGCCGCGAGGctcgggagaagcaggaggcgcAGCGCCGGCAAAATATGGACAGAGGACGCGAGACAGCCAGACAAACCTACGAACAGTTCCTTCGGCTTCGCGCTTCGACAGAGCGCAGAACACAGAGCAAGGATGGGCAAGCACACACCAGGCGAATGCGCCCGAGGCGAACATGAGGTGGAACGCGAACGAGAGGCGGGGCAAGAACAGGGAGCACCAGCggcggagggagaaggacTGGGAGTTGCAGCGAGCGAACAAGCAGAGCAGGACGACGAGCAGGGAGGCAGGAAGCGGGACTCagggggaagaggcagaggtaTCGTGACACCGAGGAGATTTGGGAGGCCAGGAGGAGGATAGAAGCAATGAGGAGCAGAACTCATTGCAGCTTTCAGGGTGTCCCGGTGAACAGCACTGGAAGcacaggagaggaggagaagaaaaggatcTACCTTGCCGGGACTGTGgggtgaagaagaggcagataAGGAACTCAGGCATGCGTCGGAGGCGCGactttgtctctgtcgcgtctcgTCGTCTCGCAGTGTCGGCACCTCACGCTGGATCTCCCAAAGAACCACAGAAGAAGcttcgaggagacaggagaggatGTCGCACGCGACAGAGGCAAGCGCTGGGGACGTCTCCACATGTTGAAGGAGAAAATCGTACAGGAGGTACACCCGAGTCGCGAGAATCGATTTCCCCCTGGCAGAAAGGCTACCGTCCTTGTCAAGCTCTTCGTCGCGGGTCTCTTCGCTCGCAGAgacctcttctccttcatgCGTCTTCcgtcgaggagacgaggaagctgAGAGACCGAGGGCGGAGCGATGTGTGGCAGAACGCGGAGAAAGGGTAGGAGCGGCAGGGAGATTTCcaccgcatgcagcgggGAGAGCTAGCCACTCGGTAGCGGCATTGAATGCTGCCTCGGCATCATCAGGCGACGAGACCGACAGAAGTTTTGTGAGTGCTGCAGGAAGGGTCTGGGGCACTTGCAGACCGAGTGTAGCCGCCATCGTGCTCGCGCCAGCAACGCCCCAAGATGGAAGACTGTAAAACGCTTTTCAGCCAGCAGTTCTCCAGAAAGGTGCTCCCatgaaagaaggagaaacgaccTCTCTCAAATGGAGAGTTCAACGGCGACTCTGGACCGACTAGCTAACTTGAAATGTGCTTTTTGGCGGCTATGCAGACAATCGAGGGTCACGACGAAGGCGCGgaacagaaaaagggaagacAAGGGCAGACGGGAACTGCAATTCAACTGAAATTCACAGGCTTCCGTggacgaaaagagaagagacgctcAGAAGCGACTCGCTAGAAGAACAAGCAGTGCAACGCAGGATTTGGGTGGGTTTCCACGCTTTTGCTCACTGCGCACTTGTCTTGACAGGGCGTCGAGGAGTGCGATAACCTCACGCGCTTCACATGATTCTAGAGCAGCTGCCTTCTCAACTGCCACCGTCTAAAGAAAGCAAAAGCGGGACATTGTCCTAGGTGAAGTGCAACAAAGACCACATGAAAAAAGCCGTCCTTTCCGTGTGCACATACTACCACAGGGGTCGCTTGCGGTGGAAGATGACTGCCGATCCCGACTTTGCGCCGACACACGATGGCACTTCACGAATTGGCAGACGTGAAGAAGCCCAGCTTTTATTGTCGGAGACAACAGGGACGCGGTTATATGCGACCAACACTTCTTAGGGCAGCGGTTGTGTGTCTGGaaactgtgcatgcacccgcACGGTGTGTCGGACTGGATTTTCATGCATGCGACGGAAAGGAACACGcacgcagaaagaagcagcggcATCATTTTTGTCAAGAAGCGGCGGCCTAGCAGCCTCCACTAAGGCGAACCGTTTCCGAAGGAAAGTTTTAGATCCATGGGTCGTCCAGGATCGACTGTGTACGTTCCGCATACACGCTGCGTGTGCCAGACTGGCAGACCCTGCACTAGCGCATGTTAAATAGTGACTGCATGTACATCACAGACAATTTTTTCCAGCACAGAGACGCGGCTACGCAAACTGCCTTATATAGGTCAGTAGACGAGTTCTTTCCAGATGGCGTGTAGTGAGCCTAGAttgaaggcgagagagtATGAGATGGACGGGCACAGTGGTCGAGTGCCCGTAGTTGTTGACTGCTGTCACTCACTCCACGGTAGAAAATCATTTTCCGTGGATGAGGTGAACCGGGGCACCCACGTGATTCCACATCTACTTCTTCAGAACGGTTTTTTCCACGTTGCCTAGTTGGCCTAAGACCTCGAATAGATGCTAGCAGAATCATAGTCTCATGTACGACCTTGCAGACAGATGGAAGAAAGTGTGCGTGTGACAGGTCGCAACGTGCCTCGTTTTGCGTCTTCAGGTTGATCCACTACCACAAGCCACTTTTCTTTGCCCGGAATCACAGACAATATGTAGACTTTCCGCGATATAGTTGTAGCGGAGTGACGCAGAATAGCTCAGAAAGGATCACTAGCGAAGAGGACAGCTGGTTCTTTCACCACATGCTGTCGAACCTTGATGGGCTTTGAGGTGTGAAACGTCGTCGCATCCGACGAGACGATTCGAAATCGGACACTCTACAAGAGCATCTCAACGTCAGATGTCACACCTGCTTCTCAGGTACGTCATATGCGTTGGCCGTGACTCGAAAGCGGTACGAGTCGCGCGTTAGGCCGTGACTGGTGGACGGATTCATTCCCTGGCGACCTGGAGGAGGCGATGTTCACTGCTGGAGACGTCGTCCTTCTGTCTGCGGGCACTTACCTCCACGTCGAACAGTTTCGTTGCCGGAGGTATAACCGTGAATAATGGAGGGTTGACACTTCTCCGCCAGCGGTTGAATTtgaggaacggagaagaaaagcgacggCAGATTTAGTATGCACGCTTGTGACCTTATTTTTATCTTGTATCGACAACGCGATGGACACGACGCGAAAATTGCTACAGGTACCAGTCAGTGTGACAGCCACGCGGAAGCCGACCGCTGATTGCCAAAATTAGAGGTCAACTGCTGATTTCCGTAAACAGCCAGAACCAAGATTAGCGATAGTCAGTTTGATAAACCCGTACCGGCGGTTTTCAGACCAAACTCTTTGCCATTTTTGTGCAGGGTCGTTTTCCATCCCCCTTTTTCCCTACCGCTACAACAACAACTAGACTTTCTGCATCAACTGGACATGGTGGCATTTTAGTCTGTCACACTGTCAGCGGGGTAGCGTCTCTTGAGAGCTCGATACTTCGCCAATGCAATGAACTGTTCcagttctcctttcttgtaTCTGTGCGCCCACATCAAACATGTTCACACTTTTGCACATACTGGAAGTCGTGTGACCCACTCCCCGCGAAATAGTGGCCACGAGACAGCGGAAGTGAACTTGTTGGCATTGAACGCGTTCTCTGTGCCTGACGCATGAAGCACATCCGTTCCTATACTTATGCGCCGGTACAGTAACGTTGTGTAGCGAGTGGGTACAATGGATCAGCaatttatatatttatacaatTTTAAATGGCAGTTAGGGACCAAACTGTCTCCAGACGTTCttaacccagctcacgtatTACATCTGACGGTGAACTATCGAATAAGACTGCGACGAGCAACAGAAGTACGCATAACCGCGCATTTTGACAACATTTTGTACTACCTATTCTCTCCATCCACGAGCCACTTGTCAATGCATTAGTCCTCTAACAAGAGACGAATCTGCAAGTACTATTCTCTAAATCGTACCTCAGACCCGCCAGGACACGCTTCGCGTCGTCCtcggaggcgacgacgctCTGATCGCGAATCCTACAGAAATGCATCATCAGATTGAATAACAGAGAACTGTGGGCGCAGAACGCTTGCGACCACTGGCTTCGACCCTCTCTCTCAAAACACTGCCCGGAAACAATACTTCTCTCTATGGTGAAAGGACGCAGAAAACTCCCATGGACCCCCGTTGTTCACTTGTTCTGACGCTGGGCACTGTAGTGGCGGCAGATGCATTTGGCCAGGAACGTCCTGCATACAGCAGGGGAAGATGTCTGATATAAGCAGCCACAGCCCTCaacaaaaaaaagagaaagttCAAACCCTCTAAATGTTCGGGCACTGGTGGTGTTGCGTTGCCATGCACGTGTCCTCAGCTCTCTAAGTGAATATCGTTTAACATGCTTCTCACCAGCGTTTGATGACACATATTTCGCGGTTTTTCCCTTCATCGTCCAGGGGGGTTTGTTTGACCGTATAACAAAGCTTCCTGAAAATGTCAAAAACCCGTGGCCGAAACTTCCCTGACCTCAGTATGTGAATGGTGTTCATGGTTTCACGGCGTCTCAAAGATCAACGAGCGAAAGCGAACGCTGTTTATGCGGTGCCACAACGCACAGCAGGGTGCACTACATCAAAGgctgaagaaaacaaacacCAAACAGGTTCCCGGGTAAAGGACATCCTTCAAGCGAACAGTTTGCGTTTATGCTCTGGAAGCATATATGGAAGAGGCTTTTGACCAAAGCTACTGTTGTCTCAGCTACGCTGGAACAGAAGCTCCGCTGTCGTCGTTGTCGTGTTAACAAGTGGTGAGGTGACTTTCACATTTCGAATCCTGAGAAATACTTGGATATCGTACTGGCGCTGAAAGTCCGAAACACTGCAACTTTCTTCCTAGTCTTCGTTTCGCCGCCAGAGCTTTTCCGAAACCCTTTCACACCACAACAAAGAACTGTGTCAACCGTTCCGTTCGACGTTTCGGGCTAGACGTCCCAGGAGCTTTCACCACCGTTCCACCATCAGGAATCTTTCCAATGAACAATGTTACCTTCTTGGATGCCCACATCCTTCTAGCAAATTCCACAAACTAGACGAAGAAAGCCTCGTCCCTAGTTCTTCTGAGCGTATCTGAACTGGAACGGAGCAACATATCACTTCTCAGTAGTCAGCATTTGCTGCGAGCCTCGCTATTGTTTTTTTGATAGTCCGGTAGCTACAAATCGCACTCTAGCAGGCCACAGAACAGGCTCATTCTTCGCAGACACTCGCCACTACACAAACATGACCCCAGTACAATGTACTGGTTGGTTGAGCGGGCGATATTCTGGAGCGGCTGAGCTTCATCTTGTGCCTCAGTGGAAACAGATGCTGTTAAAAAAGCGCGCTGCCACAAAGCAAAACGAATATGAACCACTAAACTTGAAATGTGGCTATCAAACGCACGCCAACTCCAATCCAGCGTGCCCGAAACGCCAATCGACATAGTTGGTCGGAATATACCAGAAGCGTATTCGGCAGATCGCCAGAGCACGCTAGTGAGAAATTCATCAGGTCGGAGCGATTCTCGAGTGGTATCGGTTGACTGATTTTGCAGTGCCGAGTGCTGCGGTCTTGTTCTGCGGATTCTCCCGCATACGGACACGCGTCGACCTCGAGTCGGCAAATCCATACATTTCGGGCAGGACCAGCGAGCTTCAGCTTCAAGAAGCATCCTTAAACTGCAGCTATGACATCAACTTCCGTGGTTATCTTGGATACAGCGAAATATAATGTCACATTGAGACTTCACGTTTCGCACAACACCAGAAAGAGTAAAATTTTCCGATCGCTTGCTCTAATCTTTGCAAGTGCAGTCCATTCGTCTGCGGAATCGGGACTTCTCCTGTCGTCCACACGGTTGAAGGTATCAGAACACGTGCGAGCTTTCGCACCGCGAAATCTGACCTACGCCTGATTTGCGTGTCCCAGTATTTCATGTCAGAGGCTCATGCTCCAGTCATATAACCTATGTGCAATGTCAAATCAAACCGAAGCTCAGCTCTCCCTCTGGGCACTATGGCGATCAGGTCGCAACCTCTTCGTGCACGTTTCCCTGGCTACCGTCGGTCAGCATCGAGTTAACGCTTACCTTGCTCAAACGGTCACGTCGATTAACAACAACTCGTGAATACTGCTGAAATAAAAAGTCTCGACTACGGCGTATTGCTAACCTAGCGTACGAGCAGTCCCGTAGAAACTGACC
This Toxoplasma gondii ME49 chromosome VIII, whole genome shotgun sequence DNA region includes the following protein-coding sequences:
- a CDS encoding hypothetical protein (encoded by transcript TGME49_268985), with product MNTIHILRSGKFRPRVFDIFRKLCYTVKQTPLDDEGKNREICVIKRWIRDQSVVASEDDAKRVLAGLRYKKGELEQFIALAKYRALKRRYPADSVTD